A single region of the Moorena sp. SIOASIH genome encodes:
- a CDS encoding DUF6825 family protein translates to MSNSVIHAFFLGRAAAQAINRQLEDALTNALSELGKFDAEQRERLRQFTEQVIESANREAGAAADSTISNTGSNTGSNTGSNTGKTGSKPADLQAMIDELRAEIASLRTELKNYRKQS, encoded by the coding sequence ATGAGTAACTCTGTAATTCATGCCTTTTTTCTGGGTAGGGCTGCAGCTCAAGCCATTAATCGGCAGCTTGAGGATGCTCTAACCAATGCCCTGAGTGAGTTAGGCAAGTTTGATGCTGAGCAGCGTGAGCGACTGCGGCAGTTTACCGAGCAGGTAATAGAAAGTGCCAATCGCGAAGCCGGAGCAGCAGCTGATTCTACTATTAGTAACACAGGTAGTAACACAGGTAGTAACACAGGTAGTAACACAGGGAAAACAGGATCGAAGCCAGCTGATCTGCAAGCCATGATTGATGAGCTGCGAGCAGAAATTGCCAGCTTGCGTACTGAATTAAAAAACTATCGCAAGCAATCTTGA
- a CDS encoding AarF/ABC1/UbiB kinase family protein → MSRQSSIGKQYSEKAYRWNQENYSRQRRFIDIWRFVLTLITGLWLDGKPWSYRGGYTEQKHAYRRKTQAIWIRDTFLDLGPTFIKVGQLFSTRADLFPSEYVEELSKLQDRVPAFSYEQVEQIIQEDLGKPIKELFSGFDPIPLAAASLGQVHKAQLRSGEEVAIKVQRPGLKKLFTIDLQILKGIAYYFQNHPDWGRGRDWSGIYEECCRILWQEIDYLNEGRNADTFRRNFRSYDWVKVPRVYWRYTSSRVLTLEFLPGIKISSYEALEAAGLDRKLIARLGAEAYLQQLLNDGFFHADPHPGNIAVSHQGSLIFYDFGMMGQIKANVREQLMETLFGIAQKDGDRVVTSLIELGALSPVSDMGPVRRSVQYMLDNFMDKPFEEQSVSNISDDLYEIAYGQPFRFPATFTFVMRAFSTLEGVGKGLDPEFNFMEVAKPFALEIMTNGNTPDNNSFINELGRQAAQMSSTALGLPQRIESTIDKLERGDLRIRVRSIESDRVLRRLSGIQLGTNYTLLISAFTLSATILFVNGNVVLALVVVLVAAMLGFALIRLLRRLDRFDRMF, encoded by the coding sequence GTGTCTAGGCAAAGTTCTATAGGTAAGCAATACAGCGAAAAAGCTTATCGGTGGAATCAAGAAAATTACTCCCGTCAAAGGCGTTTTATTGATATTTGGCGTTTTGTTTTAACCCTCATCACTGGGTTGTGGCTTGATGGTAAACCTTGGAGTTATCGGGGAGGATATACAGAGCAAAAGCACGCATATAGACGCAAAACACAAGCTATCTGGATTCGAGATACATTCTTAGATCTCGGACCAACGTTTATCAAAGTTGGACAGTTATTCTCCACCCGTGCTGATTTATTCCCCAGTGAGTATGTAGAAGAACTGAGCAAACTACAAGACCGGGTTCCTGCCTTTAGTTACGAGCAAGTTGAGCAGATCATCCAGGAAGATTTAGGAAAGCCCATCAAGGAACTGTTCAGTGGTTTTGACCCAATTCCTCTGGCAGCAGCTAGCTTAGGGCAAGTTCACAAAGCTCAACTTCGCAGTGGTGAAGAGGTAGCGATTAAGGTCCAAAGACCAGGCTTAAAAAAACTGTTTACTATTGATTTACAAATTCTTAAGGGGATCGCCTATTACTTTCAAAACCATCCAGACTGGGGGCGTGGTCGGGACTGGAGTGGGATTTATGAAGAGTGCTGTCGGATTCTTTGGCAAGAAATTGATTATCTTAATGAAGGCCGAAATGCAGATACATTTCGCCGCAACTTCCGCAGCTATGACTGGGTGAAGGTACCCCGTGTCTACTGGCGCTATACCTCATCACGAGTTTTGACCCTAGAATTTTTACCAGGGATTAAGATTAGTAGTTACGAAGCTCTAGAAGCAGCTGGCCTAGACCGCAAATTAATCGCTCGTCTGGGAGCAGAAGCTTACTTACAGCAGTTGCTAAATGATGGCTTCTTCCATGCTGACCCCCATCCAGGAAATATTGCGGTTAGTCATCAAGGCTCCTTGATATTTTACGACTTTGGCATGATGGGGCAGATTAAGGCCAATGTGCGCGAGCAACTGATGGAAACCCTGTTTGGCATTGCCCAAAAAGACGGTGACCGAGTGGTGACTTCCCTAATTGAATTGGGTGCGCTCTCACCAGTGAGTGATATGGGACCGGTAAGGCGCTCAGTTCAGTACATGCTGGATAATTTCATGGATAAGCCCTTTGAGGAGCAATCGGTGAGTAACATCAGCGATGACCTCTACGAAATTGCCTATGGCCAGCCTTTTCGATTCCCAGCAACGTTCACATTTGTGATGCGAGCCTTTTCTACACTGGAAGGAGTGGGTAAAGGCTTAGACCCCGAATTTAATTTTATGGAAGTTGCAAAACCCTTCGCACTAGAGATTATGACCAACGGCAACACTCCCGACAACAATAGCTTTATTAATGAACTGGGACGCCAAGCCGCACAGATGAGTAGTACAGCATTAGGTTTGCCCCAGCGCATTGAAAGTACTATTGATAAATTAGAAAGAGGAGACCTGCGCATTCGAGTGCGCTCTATCGAATCAGACCGGGTTTTACGACGGCTGAGTGGTATTCAGTTGGGAACCAACTATACTTTATTAATCAGTGCGTTCACCCTTTCGGCTACTATTTTATTTGTCAATGGTAATGTCGTACTAGCCTTGGTAGTCGTTTTGGTGGCAGCTATGTTAGGATTTGCCTTAATTAGGTTGCTCCGACGGCTTGACCGGTTTGATCGCATGTTCTAG
- a CDS encoding Stp1/IreP family PP2C-type Ser/Thr phosphatase — protein sequence MKSCFAGITDPGLLRTVNQDDYYIDPDGRFFIVADGMGGHAGGQEASKIATEAIKTYLNKDWNSQTPSDQLLEQAIYQANQAILNDQQTHPERSDMGTTAVVVMFRQDQCWFSHVGDSRLYRFRNSKLEKITEDHTWVARAVKLGELTAKQARMHPWRHVLSQCLGRKDLPKVNVHRIEVKLCDRLLLCSDGLTEELSDELIASSLQESSSIEQALDILVEAAKDQGGRDNITVVIVEIGERMKGFG from the coding sequence ATGAAAAGTTGCTTCGCCGGTATTACAGATCCGGGCTTACTACGTACAGTTAACCAAGATGACTACTACATAGACCCGGACGGTCGCTTCTTTATTGTTGCCGACGGTATGGGTGGTCATGCCGGTGGACAAGAGGCAAGTAAAATCGCCACTGAGGCGATTAAGACTTATTTGAATAAAGATTGGAACTCTCAAACTCCTTCTGATCAGTTACTAGAACAAGCGATCTATCAGGCCAATCAGGCTATCCTCAACGATCAGCAAACTCATCCAGAACGGTCAGATATGGGAACCACTGCCGTAGTGGTGATGTTCCGTCAAGACCAGTGTTGGTTTTCTCATGTAGGAGATTCTCGCCTCTATCGGTTCCGCAATTCTAAGTTAGAGAAGATTACAGAAGACCACACCTGGGTAGCCAGAGCCGTTAAGTTGGGAGAACTGACAGCTAAACAGGCTCGGATGCATCCCTGGCGTCATGTTCTGTCTCAATGTCTAGGCAGAAAGGACTTACCTAAAGTCAATGTCCATCGGATAGAGGTTAAATTATGCGATCGCCTTTTGCTTTGTAGCGATGGACTCACGGAAGAACTTTCCGATGAATTGATTGCTTCCTCTCTCCAAGAGAGTTCAAGTATTGAGCAGGCTCTGGATATCCTTGTTGAAGCAGCTAAAGACCAAGGCGGTAGGGATAACATTACTGTGGTTATTGTAGAGATTGGGGAAAGGATGAAAGGTTTTGGGTGA
- the queG gene encoding tRNA epoxyqueuosine(34) reductase QueG yields MDIPVTSTEVKQKAHSLGFHKVGIAAVDVDHHDSAEQNLKAWLGLGYQADMAWMANPRRLDIRACMPEVKSVICVALNYYTPHQRPESPEYGKISRYGWGRDYHKVMHKKLKELIFWLQAQAKEIQVRYYADTGPVQDKVWAQRSGIAWIAKNGNVITREYGSWVFLGEVLTNLALTPDTPHTSHCGSCTRCIQACPTGAITKPFVVDANRCIAYHTIENRAENLPESIKPHLEGWVAGCDICQDVCPWNQRFAKETDVVEFQPYPENVAPRLTELATISDQEWNRRFPASALRRIKPNMLRRNAQANIDASQKSVD; encoded by the coding sequence TTGGATATACCAGTTACTAGCACTGAGGTAAAACAGAAAGCTCACTCCCTGGGCTTTCATAAGGTGGGAATTGCAGCTGTGGATGTTGATCATCATGACTCAGCAGAGCAAAACTTGAAGGCTTGGCTAGGGTTAGGGTATCAAGCAGACATGGCTTGGATGGCAAATCCTCGACGCTTGGATATTCGTGCCTGTATGCCAGAGGTGAAGTCGGTAATTTGTGTTGCTCTCAACTACTACACCCCTCACCAGCGTCCCGAAAGCCCTGAGTATGGCAAAATCTCCCGTTACGGTTGGGGCAGAGATTACCACAAGGTCATGCATAAAAAATTGAAGGAATTGATCTTTTGGTTACAAGCACAAGCAAAAGAAATCCAGGTGCGTTACTATGCTGATACAGGGCCAGTACAAGATAAAGTCTGGGCGCAGCGCTCCGGTATTGCTTGGATTGCTAAAAATGGTAATGTAATTACGCGGGAGTATGGCAGTTGGGTATTTTTAGGGGAAGTGTTGACTAACCTAGCATTGACTCCAGATACCCCTCACACTTCACACTGTGGTAGCTGTACCCGCTGTATTCAAGCCTGTCCAACGGGTGCTATTACCAAACCGTTTGTCGTTGATGCCAACCGCTGCATCGCCTATCATACCATTGAGAATCGGGCTGAAAACTTGCCGGAATCGATTAAACCCCATTTAGAAGGCTGGGTTGCTGGTTGCGACATCTGTCAAGATGTTTGCCCCTGGAACCAACGTTTTGCTAAAGAAACTGATGTGGTAGAGTTTCAGCCCTACCCTGAGAATGTGGCTCCTCGACTCACGGAATTAGCTACTATATCTGATCAGGAGTGGAATCGACGGTTTCCAGCTTCAGCGCTGCGGCGTATAAAGCCAAATATGCTACGGCGCAATGCCCAAGCTAATATTGATGCATCTCAAAAATCCGTTGACTAG
- a CDS encoding HAD-IA family hydrolase encodes MSVKVILFDFDGTLADTLTAIVKISNSLAEEFGYQPTSAEKLEQVRHLSSREIIKQSGISRFRIPFLLKKVQKLLRQDIQSLTPIPGLIEVLNDLKYEGYQLGILTSNSAENVNLFLTHNSWVKLFDFVDSGSPIFGKEKVIRKFLKKHNLNPADVIYVGDETRDIEAAKKNTIKVVAVSWGFSYKEVLAQYQPDFLIDEPQELSEVVSNLYQSKVKSKVVCY; translated from the coding sequence ATGAGTGTAAAAGTAATTCTTTTTGATTTTGATGGGACTCTGGCTGATACCCTTACTGCCATTGTCAAGATTAGTAATAGCTTAGCGGAAGAATTTGGATATCAGCCCACATCAGCTGAAAAATTGGAGCAAGTTAGACATTTAAGCTCTAGGGAAATTATTAAGCAATCGGGTATTTCGAGGTTTAGAATCCCGTTTTTGTTGAAAAAAGTCCAAAAACTATTACGCCAAGATATTCAAAGTTTAACTCCTATTCCTGGACTAATAGAAGTTTTAAACGATTTGAAATATGAAGGTTACCAATTAGGGATATTGACATCTAACTCAGCAGAGAACGTTAACCTTTTTCTGACCCATAATTCTTGGGTAAAGCTTTTTGATTTTGTTGACTCAGGGAGTCCTATCTTTGGAAAAGAAAAAGTTATTCGTAAATTCCTCAAAAAACATAATTTAAATCCTGCTGATGTGATCTATGTCGGAGATGAAACTAGGGATATTGAGGCAGCTAAAAAAAATACTATTAAAGTAGTTGCTGTCAGTTGGGGATTTTCTTATAAAGAAGTTCTAGCTCAATATCAACCCGATTTTTTGATCGACGAACCCCAGGAGTTATCTGAAGTAGTATCTAATTTATATCAATCAAAAGTTAAATCAAAAGTAGTTTGTTATTAG
- a CDS encoding arginase gives MGHKSGLAKRLRYILETCQIACNTVTDTLERGEFPLVLSADHSSAAGVIAGVKQAYPNERLGIIWIDAHSDMHSPYTTHSGNMHGMPLGAVLALDQEARTLLGTSSNELPLAAQKQWTHLKELGGIVPKVLSEDLILIGVRFFKPEHSILIDKLGIKLYSVEDIREKGTEFYTSLIEQHLQWCDKIYLSFDVDSLDCETVSQGTGTPEPNGLYLNEAIVLIQTVMANPKVCCLEISEVNPVLDDKGNAMGEAAWQVLEAALVSECGVRS, from the coding sequence GTGGGGCATAAGAGCGGTTTAGCTAAGCGTCTCCGCTACATTCTTGAAACCTGCCAAATTGCTTGTAACACAGTTACAGATACTTTGGAAAGAGGTGAGTTTCCCTTGGTGTTGTCTGCCGACCACTCATCAGCCGCAGGAGTGATCGCTGGTGTTAAACAAGCCTATCCCAACGAACGCCTAGGCATTATCTGGATAGATGCTCATAGTGATATGCACTCACCCTACACAACTCACTCTGGTAATATGCATGGGATGCCCTTGGGTGCAGTGTTAGCATTGGATCAAGAAGCCAGAACTTTACTAGGTACTTCGTCGAATGAACTGCCACTGGCTGCACAAAAACAGTGGACTCACCTCAAGGAGTTGGGTGGTATTGTACCCAAGGTGTTGTCGGAAGATTTGATTCTTATTGGTGTTCGCTTTTTCAAGCCAGAGCATTCAATCTTAATTGACAAGTTGGGGATTAAACTCTATAGCGTTGAGGATATCCGAGAAAAAGGAACAGAGTTTTACACCAGTTTGATTGAGCAACATCTGCAATGGTGTGACAAAATTTATCTGTCCTTTGATGTTGATAGTCTAGACTGCGAAACGGTTTCACAAGGAACAGGAACCCCTGAACCGAATGGTCTATATCTGAATGAGGCGATCGTCCTCATCCAGACAGTTATGGCAAATCCGAAGGTCTGTTGCCTAGAGATTTCTGAAGTTAATCCAGTTCTCGATGATAAGGGGAATGCTATGGGCGAGGCTGCATGGCAAGTCTTGGAGGCTGCATTAGTCAGCGAGTGTGGAGTCAGGAGTTAG
- a CDS encoding transposase → MRTAYQYRLRPTQQQAALIDRWLSMLCAQYNYLLADRFNWYEQNRSPVNACPLICHLPQLRINPNYYSQKKTLPQLKQDRPWYKDIHSQVLQDVVKRVKLTFDRFLIGDSSGKRSGKPRFKPLSRYRTFTYPQIKQSCLQGNRIDLPKLGKIKVVLHRQIPDGFKIKTVSISKKADGLYVTLSLEDKTVPEIKTDINPHLIIGIDVGLKDFLTTSSGETVTIPQHYRKAQKRLRLIQKKVSRREKGGNRRLKAIKLLAKQHQKVANKRKDFHFKTANQLLSKYDVIAHETLNVKGLARTKLALSVLDAGWSSFLSILTNKAENAGLLVVPVSAHNTSQNCSSCGEKVPKKLHIRWHDCPHCGCSLDRDHNAAINIKNRAVGHPVLKAQLMSDGIPGVAEKPTLTR, encoded by the coding sequence ATGAGAACAGCCTATCAGTACAGATTGCGCCCGACTCAGCAACAAGCAGCATTAATTGACAGATGGTTGTCAATGTTATGCGCTCAATACAATTACTTATTGGCTGATAGATTCAACTGGTATGAGCAAAATCGCTCACCTGTTAATGCCTGTCCTCTGATTTGTCACTTGCCTCAACTAAGAATCAACCCTAATTACTACTCTCAAAAGAAGACTCTGCCTCAACTTAAGCAAGATCGACCTTGGTATAAGGATATTCATTCTCAAGTTTTACAGGATGTAGTTAAGAGAGTTAAGCTAACCTTTGACAGATTCTTGATCGGAGATAGTAGCGGCAAAAGAAGTGGCAAACCCAGGTTTAAGCCACTCAGTCGTTACAGAACTTTCACCTACCCTCAAATCAAACAATCCTGCTTGCAAGGTAATCGCATTGACTTACCAAAACTGGGTAAGATTAAGGTTGTCTTGCATCGTCAAATTCCTGACGGGTTCAAAATCAAGACGGTTTCTATCAGTAAAAAAGCTGACGGATTGTACGTTACACTTTCTCTTGAGGATAAGACCGTTCCTGAAATTAAAACAGATATCAATCCTCACTTAATCATTGGTATTGATGTTGGTCTAAAGGATTTTTTGACTACTTCGAGTGGTGAAACAGTTACAATACCTCAGCACTACCGTAAAGCTCAAAAAAGACTGCGGCTTATTCAGAAAAAAGTATCACGTCGAGAGAAGGGTGGTAATCGTAGACTCAAGGCTATTAAGTTGTTAGCTAAACAACATCAAAAAGTAGCTAACAAGCGTAAAGACTTCCACTTCAAAACAGCTAATCAATTGCTGTCAAAGTATGACGTTATTGCTCATGAGACTTTGAATGTCAAAGGTCTTGCTCGTACCAAATTGGCCTTATCTGTGTTGGATGCTGGGTGGTCAAGCTTTCTGTCGATACTGACAAACAAAGCCGAGAATGCTGGTTTGTTGGTTGTCCCAGTAAGTGCTCATAACACCTCACAAAATTGCTCCAGTTGTGGAGAGAAAGTACCGAAAAAGCTGCATATTCGCTGGCACGACTGCCCTCATTGTGGGTGCAGTCTTGACCGTGACCACAATGCAGCGATCAATATAAAAAATAGAGCGGTGGGGCATCCCGTTCTTAAAGCTCAGTTAATGTCCGACGGGATACCGGGAGTCGCTGAGAAGCCCACACTTACCCGATAG
- a CDS encoding type II 3-dehydroquinate dehydratase: MKFLLIQGANLNSLGYRQGNTYDDTTAEQLDRMLKQHASDFDYELDIFYTNIEGEAINKVYASVAAGVDGVLANPAGFTYNAYSLRDCLSYIAPPYVEIHITNIDKRNIKSVMSVAAVGVVQGFGIDSYFVALEAMLRLLKHEPYQNR; the protein is encoded by the coding sequence ATGAAATTTTTACTCATTCAAGGAGCTAACCTGAACTCACTGGGCTATCGTCAGGGCAACACCTATGATGATACCACCGCTGAACAGCTTGATCGGATGCTGAAGCAACACGCCAGTGACTTTGATTATGAACTGGATATTTTCTACACAAATATCGAAGGTGAAGCCATCAATAAGGTTTATGCCAGTGTAGCAGCAGGTGTGGATGGGGTTCTCGCTAATCCGGCAGGATTCACCTACAACGCCTATTCTCTGAGGGATTGCCTCTCTTACATCGCTCCACCTTATGTGGAAATTCATATTACCAACATCGACAAGCGCAATATCAAATCAGTGATGTCAGTCGCTGCAGTTGGAGTTGTACAAGGTTTTGGGATCGATTCTTATTTTGTTGCTCTCGAAGCAATGTTGAGACTTCTTAAACATGAACCCTATCAAAATCGTTGA
- a CDS encoding D-isomer specific 2-hydroxyacid dehydrogenase family protein codes for MNNREPYPETCFDSIPDIAMVWYQDHSEGFSLEEAIANNPDTHILITTLMDWSAANLQKLPKLELIITITTGTDYIDKAYCQQHNIKVLNTPGFTGASVAEYAVALMLAAAKRLMDYNHKVRTGDFQIFEHQGIELFGSQVGIIGMGTIGSQVARMLQGFGMNIVYCNRKPKESNLAQPVDLETLLSTSDIIFLTLSLNADSHHLLNHNTFAKVKPGAILISISPDDLIEFSALQEALSSGRLSYAGMDIHHEDSRFLTLPNTVLTPRRAWYTQAAFERRIQIFTQTLGDYMKAQ; via the coding sequence GTGAACAATCGGGAACCATACCCTGAAACCTGTTTTGACTCAATTCCAGATATTGCAATGGTGTGGTATCAGGATCATTCAGAGGGCTTTTCGTTAGAAGAGGCGATCGCCAACAATCCGGATACTCATATCCTCATCACCACGTTGATGGATTGGAGTGCAGCTAACTTGCAAAAACTACCGAAGCTGGAACTGATCATCACCATTACCACAGGCACAGACTATATTGATAAAGCCTATTGCCAACAGCATAATATCAAAGTGCTCAATACCCCTGGCTTCACTGGAGCCTCGGTTGCTGAATACGCAGTTGCGTTAATGCTAGCTGCCGCCAAGCGGTTGATGGATTACAATCACAAAGTTCGTACGGGTGATTTCCAAATCTTTGAACATCAGGGAATTGAACTGTTTGGCTCTCAAGTGGGTATCATCGGCATGGGGACAATCGGATCCCAGGTGGCTCGTATGCTGCAAGGCTTTGGCATGAACATTGTGTACTGCAACCGCAAGCCGAAAGAAAGCAACCTGGCTCAACCCGTTGATCTAGAGACGTTGTTAAGTACAAGCGATATCATTTTCCTAACCCTATCCCTCAATGCTGATTCCCACCATCTGCTCAATCACAACACCTTTGCTAAAGTCAAACCAGGAGCAATTCTGATCAGTATCTCACCGGATGATCTGATTGAATTTTCTGCTCTACAAGAAGCCCTAAGTAGTGGCAGGCTCTCCTATGCAGGGATGGACATCCACCATGAAGATTCACGTTTTCTGACACTGCCTAATACTGTTCTGACCCCTCGCCGTGCATGGTACACTCAAGCCGCCTTTGAACGACGCATCCAGATTTTCACCCAAACCCTTGGAGATTACATGAAAGCACAGTAA